Proteins from a single region of Runella sp. SP2:
- the arsS gene encoding arsenosugar biosynthesis radical SAM (seleno)protein ArsS (Some members of this family are selenoproteins.): MNPVKSLKAQKHELGNTQYQLDVLNDSDKLGHNFPLFREKLAPMGLFPLKPTQIDIFQINVGKMCNQVCKHCHVDAGPDRKEIMTQDTMQLCLDVLKKHPFKIVDLTGGAPEMNPHFRWFVEQIREISQEIKIIVRCNLTIILANPKYHDLPDFFKKHRVEVVSSLPFYTANRTDSQRGNGVFEDSIKALQLLNAVGYGQEGSGLTLNLVYNPAGAFLPSGQAGLEREFKRALKTKFNIDFNSLFCITNIPISRFLDYLLVSGNYGSYMEKLVNAFNPVAASNVMCRNTLSIGWDGYLFDCDFNQMLDLKVAGGVKHLKDFDFQQLTERNIVINQHCYGCTAGAGSSCGGEVA; this comes from the coding sequence ATGAATCCCGTCAAATCTCTCAAGGCACAAAAACACGAACTCGGAAACACCCAGTACCAGCTTGATGTACTGAACGATTCGGATAAACTAGGACATAATTTTCCGTTGTTTCGGGAAAAACTAGCCCCAATGGGTTTGTTTCCGTTGAAACCCACGCAAATTGATATTTTTCAAATCAACGTGGGCAAAATGTGCAATCAAGTGTGTAAACACTGTCACGTGGACGCAGGCCCCGACCGCAAGGAGATTATGACGCAAGACACCATGCAGTTGTGTTTGGATGTCTTAAAAAAGCATCCTTTCAAAATCGTTGACCTAACGGGAGGAGCCCCCGAAATGAACCCTCATTTTCGGTGGTTTGTGGAGCAAATTCGTGAAATCAGTCAGGAGATTAAAATCATTGTTCGCTGCAATCTTACCATTATTCTGGCTAATCCTAAGTACCACGACCTGCCCGATTTCTTCAAAAAGCATCGGGTGGAAGTGGTATCTTCGTTGCCATTTTATACCGCCAACCGCACAGATTCTCAACGCGGCAACGGCGTGTTTGAAGATTCTATCAAAGCGCTTCAGCTCCTCAATGCTGTGGGATACGGGCAAGAAGGCTCGGGCTTGACCCTCAATTTGGTCTATAACCCTGCGGGCGCTTTCTTGCCTAGCGGGCAAGCGGGGCTGGAGCGCGAATTTAAACGGGCGCTAAAAACCAAGTTTAACATTGACTTCAACAGCCTTTTTTGCATCACCAACATCCCTATTAGTCGCTTTTTGGACTATTTATTGGTGAGTGGCAACTACGGCTCTTACATGGAAAAGCTCGTCAATGCCTTTAATCCCGTAGCGGCGAGTAACGTCATGTGCCGCAACACCCTGTCGATTGGCTGGGACGGCTACTTGTTCGACTGCGATTTTAACCAAATGCTGGATTTAAAAGTAGCAGGCGGAGTGAAGCACTTAAAGGACTTTGACTTTCAACAACTTACCGAACGAAACATCGTCATCAACCAGCACTGCTACGGCTGCACCGCAGGCGCGGGCAGTAGTTGTGGTGGCGAAGTGGCTTAA
- a CDS encoding arsenosugar biosynthesis-associated peroxidase-like protein: protein MASYYNSEDLKKFGAIGDFGAKNLAQDFFKYYGDVFAEGALTSREKSLIALAVAHVLKCPYCIDAYTTDTLEKGCSEDEMMEAVHVSAVMAAGITLVHSTQMINKAKEVTM, encoded by the coding sequence ATGGCATCGTACTACAACTCTGAAGACCTTAAAAAATTTGGCGCCATTGGCGATTTTGGTGCAAAAAATTTAGCCCAAGACTTTTTCAAATATTACGGCGACGTGTTTGCGGAAGGCGCTCTTACCTCTCGCGAAAAATCACTCATTGCGTTGGCCGTAGCTCACGTGCTCAAATGCCCTTATTGCATTGACGCGTACACCACCGACACCCTCGAAAAAGGCTGCTCGGAAGATGAAATGATGGAAGCTGTACACGTAAGTGCCGTTATGGCCGCAGGAATTACGCTTGTTCACAGCACCCAAATGATTAATAAAGCCAAAGAAGTCACCATGTAG